A genome region from Maridesulfovibrio salexigens DSM 2638 includes the following:
- the rsmH gene encoding 16S rRNA (cytosine(1402)-N(4))-methyltransferase RsmH has protein sequence MESKKLIPEEVHTSVLLNEVIEWLAPKPGGRYLDGTLGMAGHSSAILKIAGEGAELAGLDRDEQALELAGERLAPFGDRAHRFHLAFSKFEAALDELGWDTVDGVVLDLGVSSLHLDHAERGFSFIKDGPLDMRMDPAGGMPPASSIVNKGSYSDLNRILKLYGEEPLASKITKAIIAAREEEKITTTLQLASIVEKAYPAKRRALSRTHPATKTFQGLRIAVNSELEELKTFLDRIPERLSPGARVAIISFHSLEDRIVKKTFKAQSQSCDCPPMQPICTCGKVKLMNVLTRKPVLPTEEEMKVNTRSRSAKLRVAERTGEDG, from the coding sequence ATGGAAAGCAAGAAATTAATACCTGAAGAGGTCCACACTTCCGTCCTGCTGAATGAGGTCATTGAATGGCTGGCTCCCAAACCCGGAGGCCGCTACCTTGACGGTACCCTCGGCATGGCCGGGCATTCCAGCGCAATTTTAAAAATCGCTGGTGAAGGTGCAGAACTGGCCGGATTGGACCGCGATGAGCAGGCCCTTGAACTGGCAGGCGAACGTTTAGCACCCTTCGGCGACCGTGCGCACAGATTCCATCTTGCTTTCAGTAAGTTTGAAGCAGCCCTTGATGAACTGGGCTGGGACACTGTTGACGGGGTTGTCCTTGATCTCGGTGTTTCCTCCCTGCATCTGGACCACGCCGAGCGCGGATTCAGCTTCATCAAGGATGGACCGCTGGACATGCGCATGGACCCGGCAGGCGGAATGCCCCCGGCTTCTTCCATTGTTAACAAAGGTTCATACTCCGACCTGAACAGGATTTTGAAACTGTACGGCGAAGAACCTCTGGCCTCCAAGATCACCAAGGCGATCATTGCGGCACGGGAAGAAGAAAAAATTACCACCACCCTGCAGCTGGCCTCCATTGTGGAAAAAGCATACCCGGCCAAACGCAGGGCATTGTCACGGACACATCCGGCGACAAAAACTTTTCAGGGATTGCGCATTGCCGTGAACTCCGAACTGGAAGAATTGAAAACTTTTCTGGACCGGATTCCGGAAAGGCTCAGCCCCGGCGCAAGGGTCGCGATCATATCCTTCCATTCATTGGAAGACCGTATCGTGAAAAAGACCTTTAAAGCCCAGTCGCAAAGCTGTGACTGCCCGCCCATGCAGCCCATCTGTACCTGCGGGAAGGTTAAGCTGATGAACGTGCTGACCAGAAAACCAGTTCTTCCCACCGAGGAAGAGATGAAGGTCAACACCCGCAGCCGCAGCGCAAAACTCCGCGTAGCCGAAAGGACCGGAGAAGACGGGTAA
- the mraZ gene encoding division/cell wall cluster transcriptional repressor MraZ: MKFRGHAHRSMDAKGRLMLTPEYRDQVYSDSPDGCVTLTIFEGNIVGFTPPDWAILEEKLTSIKSPSRKLRNFIRIIISGSEEVSLDKQGRITIPSYLRKSGKLDKDVVLAGVGDRFEIWDKREYEALLEQDFDDVSDELAECGVELPF, encoded by the coding sequence ATGAAGTTCAGAGGTCATGCACATAGAAGCATGGATGCCAAAGGCAGACTGATGCTTACGCCGGAGTACCGGGATCAGGTTTATTCTGACTCCCCGGACGGCTGCGTGACCTTGACTATTTTCGAAGGAAATATAGTCGGCTTCACACCACCGGACTGGGCGATACTTGAAGAAAAACTCACAAGTATCAAGAGCCCCAGCCGGAAGCTCAGAAATTTCATCCGAATAATCATATCAGGTTCCGAAGAAGTAAGCCTTGATAAACAAGGCCGAATCACCATCCCTTCCTATTTGCGGAAAAGCGGTAAACTCGACAAGGACGTGGTCCTTGCCGGAGTCGGCGACAGATTTGAAATCTGGGACAAGCGGGAATACGAAGCCCTGCTTGAACAGGATTTTGATGATGTCTCAGATGAGCTGGCTGAATGCGGAGTTGAACTCCCGTTCTAG
- a CDS encoding HD-GYP domain-containing protein, with translation MSASRMDVPEGLNEEYYQISPDILQSFNKFRPPLDIFMFMEDVGRIAPYYKVGGRLSKEQIEQLAGLVKDGFIFVSRKDHPVYVKHIAYQLDLVLIDRNLKESEIADIFIEALTMRMNEFLDQPVAAVTDKLWADLMVLTEYLWNDPYRIKALAKRLHKEHTLAQHSVNCGVLALAIFIRMKGKNFSSGDISRNHFDRLTAGFFLHDLGMSKIPLFIREKPKPLTTDERQKVDKHPMLGYEMLTKLDLKYKEIEACVIEHHEKLNGKGYPQKKSGRDISQLGRIIAAVDSYCAMITKRPFAEAIDAQKAAAMISQDKAYDPEVTKNIQAWAMTLKK, from the coding sequence ATGAGTGCAAGTAGAATGGATGTTCCCGAGGGTTTAAACGAGGAATATTACCAGATCAGCCCCGATATTCTTCAGAGCTTCAACAAATTCAGACCGCCTTTAGATATATTTATGTTCATGGAAGATGTGGGGCGTATCGCGCCATATTACAAGGTGGGCGGACGGCTCAGCAAAGAACAGATTGAGCAACTGGCCGGACTGGTAAAAGATGGCTTTATCTTTGTTTCACGTAAAGATCATCCTGTTTATGTAAAGCACATAGCCTATCAGCTGGACCTCGTGCTCATCGACCGTAACCTCAAGGAAAGTGAGATTGCGGATATTTTCATCGAAGCGCTGACCATGCGTATGAATGAGTTTCTGGATCAGCCTGTTGCGGCTGTTACCGATAAGCTCTGGGCTGACCTGATGGTCCTCACTGAATATCTGTGGAATGACCCTTACCGGATCAAGGCTCTCGCCAAAAGACTGCACAAAGAACACACCCTTGCCCAGCACAGCGTAAATTGTGGTGTACTGGCGCTTGCTATTTTTATCCGCATGAAGGGTAAGAATTTTTCCAGTGGTGATATCAGTCGAAACCATTTTGACAGACTAACCGCCGGTTTTTTTCTGCATGATCTGGGTATGAGTAAGATCCCTCTGTTTATCCGCGAAAAGCCTAAACCGTTGACTACGGATGAGCGCCAGAAAGTGGATAAGCATCCCATGCTCGGCTATGAAATGCTTACCAAGCTTGACCTGAAGTACAAGGAAATAGAGGCTTGCGTTATCGAGCATCACGAAAAGCTTAATGGTAAAGGATACCCTCAGAAGAAATCAGGGCGTGATATCAGTCAGCTGGGCCGTATTATCGCTGCAGTTGACTCATATTGCGCCATGATTACCAAGCGTCCTTTTGCCGAAGCTATTGATGCGCAGAAAGCTGCGGCGATGATTTCACAGGACAAGGCTTACGATCCGGAAGTGACCAAGAATATTCAAGCTTGGGCCATGACTTTGAAGAAATAG
- a CDS encoding CBS domain-containing protein, protein MLLRKRAWDIMNEEFSTIEDSASLAEAVRSLRDSMKEMPDNHIVVVKKKNGSLRGVVSIWTLLKAVEDMVLKDEDLTLTEEADWDRAFKRAGTACCSASLDNHIEEDVVILKPTDPMLVVLEIFRKKKRTWALVQEGGNIIGVVLLSDVYREVTRDLVQQF, encoded by the coding sequence ATGCTGCTGAGAAAAAGAGCTTGGGACATAATGAATGAAGAATTTTCCACTATTGAAGACTCTGCAAGCCTTGCTGAGGCAGTACGTTCTCTCCGGGACAGTATGAAAGAGATGCCGGACAATCATATTGTGGTGGTAAAAAAGAAAAACGGTTCCCTGCGGGGTGTTGTTTCCATCTGGACCTTGCTCAAGGCAGTGGAAGACATGGTTCTTAAAGATGAAGACCTGACCCTGACTGAAGAAGCGGATTGGGACAGGGCATTCAAACGCGCCGGGACAGCCTGCTGCTCCGCATCGCTTGATAATCATATCGAAGAAGATGTTGTCATCCTTAAACCGACCGACCCCATGCTGGTAGTACTTGAAATCTTTCGTAAAAAGAAAAGAACCTGGGCGCTGGTGCAGGAAGGCGGAAACATCATCGGCGTGGTGCTGCTAAGTGATGTTTATCGCGAAGTTACTCGCGATCTGGTTCAGCAGTTTTAA
- a CDS encoding HD domain-containing protein — protein sequence MPIIRKSLLQLIFSGSFMKRWNDKLRPMEMVEVDKQAHKMIAAWILFVLNGEKLEPREKIRLGNEIVEGGIFEYLFRMVITDIKPPVFYRIKENPEHYQKLSKWVLKQLRPRLMPLGKDFWDRLTDYHLNPDENSLSRQILDASHMYASYSEFKLLKHLNQMDDELVGIEQSFIDRLKAYSGLDGVNELLHSETTPLGRFADLCGRLRFQTRWSQTPRVPETSVLGHVFIVATFAWFFSLEKGACPARRQNNFFTGLFHDMPELLTRDIISPVKKSDPTIGELIREYEEQEMERRIMAPLKENGYDQIAARLGYFLGVETGSEFDAAALIGGFAKKISTEELDARYNDDSYDPKDGELLKLCDHLAAFMEAYNALQNGITSPHLHQAYWRISQSYMENPVVAGIHVGPLLADFE from the coding sequence ATGCCAATAATCCGCAAAAGCCTGCTCCAACTGATTTTTTCCGGTTCATTCATGAAAAGGTGGAATGACAAACTCCGCCCCATGGAAATGGTCGAGGTGGACAAGCAGGCCCATAAGATGATCGCCGCATGGATTCTCTTTGTCCTTAACGGAGAGAAACTCGAACCTCGGGAGAAAATCAGGCTGGGTAATGAAATCGTAGAAGGGGGCATCTTTGAATACCTCTTCCGCATGGTCATTACCGACATCAAACCTCCGGTCTTTTACCGGATCAAAGAGAATCCTGAACATTACCAAAAGCTTTCCAAATGGGTTCTCAAGCAGCTCAGGCCCAGACTAATGCCCCTTGGAAAGGATTTCTGGGATCGACTCACCGATTACCACCTCAATCCCGATGAAAATTCCCTTTCACGCCAGATTCTTGATGCCTCACACATGTACGCCAGCTATTCCGAGTTCAAGCTGCTCAAGCACCTCAACCAGATGGATGATGAACTGGTTGGAATCGAACAAAGCTTCATTGACCGCCTGAAAGCATATTCCGGCCTCGATGGAGTAAACGAACTCCTCCATTCCGAAACAACACCGCTGGGCAGGTTTGCCGACCTCTGCGGACGGCTACGCTTCCAGACCCGCTGGTCCCAGACCCCGCGTGTCCCAGAAACATCAGTTCTCGGACACGTCTTCATTGTCGCCACGTTCGCATGGTTTTTCAGCTTGGAAAAAGGAGCCTGCCCCGCCAGACGGCAAAACAATTTCTTTACCGGTCTTTTTCACGATATGCCGGAATTGCTGACCCGGGACATTATCTCCCCGGTAAAAAAATCAGATCCCACCATTGGCGAACTAATCAGGGAATACGAAGAGCAGGAGATGGAAAGACGGATCATGGCTCCGCTGAAAGAAAACGGTTACGATCAGATAGCAGCCAGGCTAGGCTATTTTCTTGGAGTGGAAACAGGGTCTGAATTCGATGCGGCAGCACTTATCGGCGGTTTTGCAAAAAAAATCAGCACAGAAGAACTTGATGCCCGCTACAATGATGATTCCTACGACCCAAAGGACGGAGAGCTGCTTAAGCTCTGCGACCATCTGGCTGCTTTCATGGAAGCATACAATGCACTGCAAAACGGAATTACTTCCCCGCACCTGCATCAGGCATACTGGCGCATAAGTCAGAGCTACATGGAAAATCCGGTAGTAGCCGGGATTCACGTGGGACCGCTGCTGGCTGACTTTGAATAA
- a CDS encoding class I adenylate cyclase: MAETETHDTLLGELRRLNLYPPEERQLADLRYKIEGKFNREQTSPDAIESAKYAMLFYGLGLKAIELEAEQSGKISYAPVPEDTTEDICLDYLAQMGPCGRNLAASLICNRLLPFSKVKSWFSRQPVSTAIGVADRMLAIHDDDVPERIKFAESIIEHARKLDLHNSLDFFNKNGTRKGQLTFKSLSKFISGNYGKECRRHLREPESLEEISLCAESMPPYPDGEMVTDISFHLKTMDPIIMEKVLRAVERLADEIDDELLKEIIPLAQSPSLPLAKAAMDIITKFGGSRRGRIFAQIFNEAPKLRAELINRVPLLNSENLARFMNEISAGYHTPVLAVLYSTISEEDPQCFGNILNNVLKISRSKKKNSLKPVLAGIMEIDSLSEPTRPEMPKGKKVPGVDFIKQGGPIVLNIENKEQEQTGFKRIFGKAVAQSDSMPDIHTDGQITNQRLHKLNKWKSLSRGITIQNSIFSACEFKESFLEECIFKNCTFEGCTFSNTTFLESEFENCDFNSCSLDESIFYDCQLEACNFNTSHLDSAVTFLSNFKNCKFNAVAAPGTYFCRTRFSGTTFQTCDLREAFFYKVDIKGCDFAFSNFETTLFKDSNVNCSHFTQCNTGRCRASNVKSDLPEMLKAMQRTFAAKLSNRERHKKRSTGFGDINEYGRGVLHKAIKRWYALKDIEHCHACFAENNSRRLDWAQSKLDSKSRKLLKIIPALLHTNVFEIKSGLDPQTMSSRVCNYALSPQVIKLLDEFFPDIKYEISKESSTPIEAFMSIGSTGTIAQTPDSDLDCWVCCNFTGRSAESRQNLGVKLQAIEKWAMNEFGLEIHFFIMDTREIRDNLFGLSDEESSGSAQSAILKEEFYRTAVLLAGKPPLWWFTPPEAAEKAYADTKKKVALLKGKNFCVDLGNIPNIPVEEFFGASLWQIVKGIKSPFKSIMKFGLLELYTSDSKYSLLCEKLKKNIISGKRRIRRVDPYMRLYQDLANFYRANEKDEYIWLTAMALRLKCGLVSEKEILSTPSRAEEIELIDFTMKLSGEETGAFENFKDLSDFGSVAELGRRVNQFMVNTYMKVRGEQDKFPGVSITPEDLTRLGRIIFSAFAKRTNKILRLSLPGPRTHFFNSINISRTEDGKIWNIHGEYPDESGARNILTRIESGPDLNFMLVWLALNGLYNQEMQIKTDISSGPLREREIKKLFSELMRFFPPKKTFNVPIEETLNTERLTKGFFIVNLCVPPESKKVQEVHLVYSTNWGEVFCKPLKINMKLVETPEQYLKEELGTLCDGDIQLNQFVPQNAECPYLKIPVN, translated from the coding sequence ATGGCTGAGACAGAAACACATGATACCCTGCTCGGGGAATTGCGCAGGCTGAATCTCTATCCCCCGGAAGAGCGTCAGCTTGCGGATTTGCGCTATAAAATAGAAGGCAAATTCAACAGAGAGCAGACTTCCCCGGACGCAATAGAGTCTGCAAAATACGCCATGTTGTTTTACGGTCTCGGCCTGAAAGCCATTGAACTGGAAGCAGAGCAAAGCGGTAAGATCTCATATGCTCCGGTCCCTGAGGACACTACCGAGGATATCTGTCTCGATTACCTTGCCCAGATGGGACCGTGCGGTAGGAATCTCGCAGCATCTCTCATCTGCAATCGACTGCTTCCATTTTCCAAGGTGAAAAGCTGGTTTTCCAGACAGCCGGTCAGCACCGCCATCGGAGTTGCTGACCGCATGCTGGCCATTCATGATGACGATGTTCCGGAAAGAATAAAGTTTGCTGAATCCATCATCGAACATGCCCGGAAATTAGACCTGCATAATAGTCTTGATTTCTTCAACAAAAATGGAACCCGCAAAGGTCAGCTGACATTCAAATCACTGTCAAAATTTATTTCCGGGAATTACGGGAAAGAATGCCGCCGACACCTGCGTGAACCGGAAAGCCTTGAGGAAATCTCACTCTGTGCGGAAAGCATGCCCCCATACCCGGACGGGGAAATGGTCACGGATATTTCATTCCATCTGAAAACCATGGACCCTATCATAATGGAAAAGGTGCTCCGTGCGGTTGAAAGGCTTGCCGATGAGATTGACGACGAACTGTTAAAAGAAATTATACCTCTGGCACAATCCCCTTCTCTGCCACTCGCCAAGGCAGCTATGGATATTATCACCAAATTCGGCGGCAGCCGCAGGGGAAGGATTTTCGCCCAGATTTTCAATGAAGCTCCCAAACTCCGTGCGGAACTGATCAACAGGGTCCCTCTGCTCAACAGCGAAAATTTAGCCCGCTTCATGAACGAAATTTCAGCCGGTTACCATACTCCGGTACTGGCTGTGCTTTATTCAACTATCAGTGAGGAAGACCCGCAGTGCTTCGGCAACATTTTAAATAATGTCCTGAAAATATCGCGCAGCAAAAAGAAAAACAGCCTCAAGCCGGTACTGGCCGGCATTATGGAAATCGACAGCCTTAGCGAACCGACTCGTCCTGAAATGCCGAAAGGAAAGAAAGTCCCGGGCGTGGATTTCATCAAACAGGGTGGCCCCATTGTACTGAACATTGAGAACAAAGAGCAGGAACAGACCGGATTTAAACGTATTTTCGGCAAGGCAGTTGCCCAGTCCGATAGCATGCCCGACATACACACCGATGGACAGATTACCAACCAACGGCTGCACAAACTAAATAAATGGAAAAGTCTCTCCCGCGGAATAACCATTCAGAATTCCATATTTTCAGCCTGCGAATTCAAAGAATCATTTCTGGAAGAATGCATCTTTAAAAACTGCACTTTCGAAGGCTGCACTTTCAGCAATACAACTTTTCTGGAATCAGAATTCGAGAATTGTGATTTCAACAGTTGCTCCCTCGATGAGTCAATATTTTATGACTGCCAATTGGAAGCCTGCAATTTCAACACCTCCCACTTGGATTCCGCAGTTACTTTTCTTAGTAATTTCAAAAACTGCAAATTCAATGCTGTTGCCGCTCCGGGAACTTATTTCTGCCGGACACGTTTCAGTGGAACAACCTTCCAAACCTGCGACCTGCGCGAAGCTTTCTTTTACAAAGTGGATATCAAAGGATGTGACTTCGCTTTCTCCAACTTTGAAACAACACTCTTCAAAGATTCAAACGTAAACTGTTCACACTTTACGCAGTGCAATACCGGACGTTGCCGCGCAAGCAACGTAAAATCCGATTTACCGGAAATGCTTAAAGCAATGCAGCGCACATTTGCAGCAAAGCTTAGCAACAGGGAAAGGCATAAAAAAAGGTCAACCGGTTTTGGAGATATCAATGAATATGGACGGGGTGTTCTGCATAAAGCCATCAAGCGCTGGTATGCACTCAAGGATATTGAGCACTGCCATGCCTGCTTTGCCGAGAATAACAGCAGAAGGCTGGACTGGGCTCAATCCAAACTGGACAGCAAGAGTAGAAAGTTGCTGAAAATAATCCCCGCCCTGCTGCACACAAATGTGTTTGAAATCAAGTCCGGACTGGACCCTCAAACCATGAGTTCAAGGGTTTGTAACTACGCGCTTTCTCCACAGGTAATCAAACTGCTGGATGAGTTTTTCCCGGATATAAAATATGAAATAAGTAAGGAATCATCCACTCCCATAGAAGCTTTCATGTCCATCGGCAGTACCGGGACAATCGCTCAGACCCCGGACTCCGACCTTGATTGCTGGGTATGCTGTAATTTTACCGGACGATCAGCTGAAAGCAGACAGAATTTAGGCGTTAAATTACAAGCCATTGAAAAATGGGCCATGAATGAATTTGGCCTTGAAATTCATTTTTTCATCATGGATACCCGCGAAATCCGTGATAACCTTTTTGGATTGAGCGATGAAGAAAGCTCCGGTTCTGCACAGAGCGCCATACTCAAAGAAGAATTTTACCGCACAGCAGTGCTGCTGGCGGGTAAGCCGCCTCTATGGTGGTTCACACCGCCCGAAGCCGCAGAAAAGGCATATGCTGACACAAAAAAGAAAGTCGCTTTACTTAAAGGCAAAAACTTTTGCGTGGACCTCGGCAATATCCCCAACATTCCTGTTGAGGAATTCTTCGGCGCCTCCCTCTGGCAGATCGTTAAAGGAATCAAAAGTCCTTTTAAATCGATCATGAAATTCGGCCTGCTTGAACTATACACTTCGGACAGCAAATACTCCCTGCTTTGCGAAAAACTTAAGAAAAACATTATCAGCGGCAAACGCAGAATCAGGCGGGTTGATCCCTATATGCGGCTCTATCAGGATCTCGCAAACTTTTACCGTGCTAACGAAAAAGATGAATACATCTGGCTGACTGCTATGGCCCTGCGCTTAAAATGCGGTCTTGTCAGTGAAAAGGAAATTCTCTCCACTCCGAGCAGAGCTGAAGAAATTGAATTAATAGATTTTACCATGAAGCTTTCAGGAGAAGAGACCGGAGCTTTTGAGAACTTCAAGGATCTCTCTGATTTCGGTTCCGTGGCTGAACTGGGCAGGCGAGTTAACCAGTTTATGGTCAACACCTATATGAAGGTCCGCGGCGAGCAGGACAAATTCCCCGGAGTCTCCATCACCCCGGAAGACCTGACCCGCTTGGGCAGAATCATTTTTTCAGCATTCGCAAAGCGTACAAACAAAATCCTGCGCCTGTCCCTGCCCGGTCCCAGAACCCATTTTTTCAATTCCATCAATATTTCGCGCACCGAGGATGGAAAAATCTGGAATATTCACGGGGAATATCCAGATGAATCCGGCGCAAGAAATATCCTGACCCGCATTGAATCAGGGCCGGACCTCAACTTTATGCTGGTCTGGCTGGCCTTGAACGGCCTGTATAATCAGGAAATGCAAATCAAGACAGACATTAGTTCCGGGCCGTTGCGGGAGCGTGAAATCAAAAAATTATTCAGCGAGCTGATGCGCTTTTTCCCGCCCAAGAAGACTTTCAACGTACCCATTGAAGAAACCCTCAATACGGAACGCCTGACAAAAGGCTTCTTTATCGTTAACCTGTGCGTTCCTCCTGAAAGTAAAAAAGTTCAGGAAGTTCATCTGGTATACAGCACCAACTGGGGTGAGGTATTTTGCAAACCGCTCAAAATAAATATGAAGCTGGTTGAAACCCCGGAGCAATACCTCAAGGAAGAATTGGGAACTCTTTGCGATGGTGATATTCAGCTGAACCAGTTTGTTCCACAGAATGCAGAATGTCCGTATCTAAAAATTCCGGTTAATTAG